The following proteins are co-located in the Silene latifolia isolate original U9 population chromosome 1, ASM4854445v1, whole genome shotgun sequence genome:
- the LOC141602239 gene encoding 4-coumarate--CoA ligase-like 9, whose product MSSESAIAIIDPKSGYCATTQTYHSLRTPVPLPDPTTPLSISDYVLSVLHVSQHFSLSSPLLIDATSSSSLSYSSFLRHVDSLTSSLPPIPARRVALIVSPSSFHVPVLYFSLLSLNVVVSPANPLSTPDELQHIVSLSNPAVIFTVTALLPKLPPAVSATVILLDSPEFHSMLNRPSQLNPCSRVATSQDDSAVVLYSSGTTGRVKGVELTHRNLIALISVYYHNYQEKDEEDRLTRPISLVPLPLFHVFGFTMLLRAVTLSETLVMMERFDFEKMLAAVEKYKVTSMPVSPPLIVAFEKSELVKKYDISSLKLLGCGGAPLGKEVALRFKARFPDVEIVQGYGLTESGGGIASTVGPDECERYGSVGRLQELTLAKIVDPSTGKGLPPGKEGELWLHGPTIMKGYVGNKEATAETLLPEGWLRTGDLCYFDSDGFLYIVDRLKELIKYKGYQVPPAELEHLLLSHPDIADAAVVPYPDEEAGEIPMAFVVRKPGSNIAGAQVMDYVAKQVTPYKKIRRVSFISAIPKNPSGKILRRELVNKATGGPSKL is encoded by the exons ATGTCGAGTGAATCCGCAATCGCTATTATCGACCCCAAGTCGGGTTACTGCGCCACAACTCAAACATACCATTCCCTCCGCACCCCTGTTCCACTACCGGACCCCACAACTCCACTCTCAATCTCCGACTACGTACTCTCCGTCCTCCACGTCAGCCAACACTTCTCTCTTTCTTCCCCTCTCCTAATCGACGCCACCTCATCATCTTCTCTCTCCTACTCATCCTTCCTCCGCCACGTCGACTCTCTTACCTCCTCCCTCCCTCCAATCCCCGCCCGCCGTGTGGCACTCATCGTGTCACCTTCCTCCTTCCACGTCCCCGTACTCTACTTTTCTCTTCTCTCCCTGAACGTCGTCGTTTCCCCCGCCAATCCTCTCTCCACTCCCGATGAACTTCAACACATCGTTTCTCTCTCTAACCCCGCCGTCATCTTCACCGTCACCGCGCTGTTACCGAAGCTTCCTCCCGCCGTCTCCGCCACCGTTATCCTCCTCGACTCGCCCGAGTTCCACTCAATGCTGAATCGCCCGAGTCAACTTAATCCCTGCTCACGAGTTGCAACATCGCAGGACGATTCCGCCGTTGTGCTGTACTCGTCCGGAACCACAGGCCGAGTTAAGGGAGTCGAGTTGACTCACAGAAACCTAATAGCGTTAATCTCCGTATACTACCATAACTATCAAGAGAAGGACGAGGAGGATCGGTTAACTCGGCCGATTTCACTCGTTCCGTTGCCGTTGTTCCATGTGTTCGGCTTCACGATGTTGTTGCGTGCGGTGACGCTGTCGGAAACACTGGTGATGATGGAGAGGTTTGATTTTGAGAAGATGTTGGCGGCGGTGGAGAAATATAAGGTTACGTCTATGCCGGTTTCGCCACCATTGATTGTTGCGTTTGAGAAATCGGAGTTGGTGAAGAAGTATGATATTAGTTCTCTGAAATTGCTAGGTTGTGGTGGCGCTCCTCTCGGTAAAGAGGTTGCTCTGCGGTTTAAAGCTCGGTTTCCTGATGTCGAAATTGTGCAG GGATACGGTTTGACTGAATCGGGCGGTGGAATAGCGTCAACCGTAGGTCCTGATGAATGTGAGAGGTATGGTTCTGTTGGGCGCTTACAAGAGCTTACGCTAGCAAAGATCGTCGATCCATCAACTGGAAAAGGGTTACCACCTGGCAAAGAGGGGGAGTTATGGCTGCATGGACCAACGATTATGAAGG GCTATGTGGGAAATAAAGAGGCAACTGCTGAAACATTGTTGCCAGAAGGCTGGCTGAGGACAGGAGATCTTTGTTATTTTGACAGTGATGGATTTCTCTATATAGTTGATCGCTTAAAGGAGTTGATCAAGTACAAGGGATATCAG GTTCCACCAGCAGAGTTGGAACATTTGCTACTATCACACCCAGATATAGCTGATGCTGCTGTCGTTCC TTACCCGGATGAGGAAGCGGGAGAAATTCCCATGGCATTTGTGGTTAGGAAACCAGGAAGTAACATTGCTGGGGCTCAAGTGATGGATTATGTTGCAAAACAG GTTACTCCCTATAAGAAAATACGCCGTGTTTCTTTTATAAGTGCTATTCCGAAGAACCCTTCAGGAAAGATTCTCAGGCGTGAGCTTGTAAATAAAGCTACTGGCGGCCCATCTAAGCTATGA
- the LOC141602241 gene encoding protein PIN-LIKES 3-like, translating into MGSFIQLLLVASMPVLEFLLVSALGVFLAIKRINILGDTARHHLNQMVFYVFGPALLCSYLAKTITLESFLTMWFMPINIMLTFVIGSGLGWVLGKITRAPKHIMGLVVSSCSAGNLGAMPIIIIPAICNQSGSPFGAADVCNQYGLAYASLSMAMSSIYIWLYVYNIVRISSKKQLETTTANGSGIDKQSGAATLVNIPDSERLSSSEFTQTPTVDGVERAGSIDHFSSSNNFMDATAFKIRQGLRNTCKNINLKAVLAPSTIAAAVGFFIGMIPPFRKLFFGKNPPLRVVGDATFMIGNAAIPLITLILGANLLKGLKGSRVKLTIIVGIIVVRYIILPLLGILVLKGAVRAGFVQSHDLLLQFVILLQYALPPALTIGTITQLFGEGESECSVIMLWTYVVAPATVTLWSTLFLWLLSR; encoded by the exons ATGGGGTCATTTATACAACTTCTGTTAGTAGCTTCAATGCCAGTTCTTGAGTTTTTGCTAGTAAGTGCGTTGGGTGTTTTTCTTGCAATCAAACGTATTAACATCTTGGGTGACACTGCTCGTCATCACTTGAACCAA ATGGTGTTTTATGTCTTCGGTCCGGCTCTCTTGTGTAGCTACTTAGCTAAGACGATCACCTTGGAAAGCTTCCTCACCAT GTGGTTTATGCCAATAAACATCATGCTGACATTTGTGATAGGCTCAGGACTGGGTTGGGTACTTGGAAAAATCACAAGAGCTCCCAAACACATAATGGGTCTCGTTGTCTCATCGTGTTCTGCAG GAAACCTTGGGGCAATGCCCATCATTATCATTCCTGCAATTTGCAATCAATCAGGCAGTCCCTTTGGAGCGGCGGATGTCTGCAACCAGTATGGTCTAGCTTACGCTTCACTTTCCATGGCG ATGAGTTCAATCTATATTTGGCTGTATGTTTACAACATTGTGAGGATCTCTTCAAAGAAACAACTTGAAACCACAACCGCTAATGGGTCTGGCATTGATAAGCAATCAGGTGCGGCCACACTGGTGAACATCCCTGATTCTGAACGTCTCAGTTCTTCAGAGTTTACTCAAACACCAACTGTGGATGGCGTAGAACGTGCAGGTTCTATAGACCACTTCTCCAGCTCCAACAATTTCATG GATGCAACTGCGTTCAAGATAAGGCAGGGTTTAAGAAATACCTGTAAGAACATCAATCTGAAAGCAGTATTGGCTCCTTCTACAATTGCTGCG GCAGTCGGATTTTTCATTGGGATGATTCCTCCTTTTCGAAAGCTCTTTTTTGGAAAAAATCCTCCTCTACGTGTTGTCGGAGACGCTACTTTTATGATAGG AAATGCAGCCATACCATTGATAACCTTGATACTTGGCGCAAACCTCCTGAAAG GTTTGAAAGGGTCGAGAGTTAAACTTACAATTATTGTTGGAATAATAGTAGTTCGCTACATAATACTTCCACTGCTGGGCATTCTGGTGCTCAAGGGTGCTGTTCGTGCAGGCTTTGTGCAATCTCATGATTTACTCCTTCAATTTGTTATTCTGCTTCAATATGCCCTCCCACCTGCACTGACAATCG GAACCATCACCCAGCTATTTGGAGAAGGTGAGAGTGAATGTTCAGTTATCATGCTTTGGACTTATGTTGTTGCCCCTGCTACAGTCACTCTTTGGTCTACCTTGTTCCTGTGGCTTCTATCACGCTAA